Proteins encoded in a region of the Elaeis guineensis isolate ETL-2024a chromosome 7, EG11, whole genome shotgun sequence genome:
- the LOC105049158 gene encoding transcription termination factor MTERF8, chloroplastic, with protein MFSSVSCFLTRFHGRRLFGALLCHLSSTTTTPSAAVGNGTAAKPHFMVDYLVSSCGFSLAEASKLSKTLSHLDSLENPEAVLRLLRSHGIDDAHLRKLISARPRWLCSDADKTLAPKLRAFQHLGFSGLGLAQFIHSNPEALDLNLHRTVLPRIEFWSGLIGSPERLMVLFKQTRFLYVRVDRTVIPNLSLLRDRGFPEKRIASVLRKNPELVMLKADKFRATVERVEDLGIPGSSRMFPWALWAVATLSKTMFKTKLDLMKSFGWSEEQFLCAFRRNPMFLTVSEKTLRDKMDFFLKEAECDPSFLALRAELLTYSVEKRLIPRHRVLMALKLRGFCTREYKFSNIIVWPEKKFLEKFIIPYEDKVPGLRDMLIAACSRGDAN; from the coding sequence ATGTTCTCCTCCGTTTCTTGCTTTCTTACCCGCTTCCACGGCCGCCGCCTGTTTGGAGCTCTCCTCTGCCACCTCTCttccaccaccaccaccccctCGGCCGCGGTGGGGAATGGCACGGCTGCCAAACCCCATTTCATGGTCGACTACCTCGTCTCCTCCTGCGGCTTCTCCCTTGCCGAGGCGTCCAAACTCTCCAAAACCCTCTCCCACCTCGACTCCCTCGAGAATCCCGAAGCCGTCCTCCGTCTCCTGCGAAGCCACGGCATCGACGACGCCCACCTCCGAAAGCTCATCTCTGCCAGGCCCAGATGGCTCTGCTCCGACGCCGACAAAACCCTAGCCCCCAAGCTCCGAGCTTTCCAACATCTCGGCTTTTCCGGCCTTGGTCTGGCCCAATTCATCCACTCCAATCCCGAAGCACTCGATCTCAACCTTCACCGGACCGTCCTCCCCAGGATCGAGTTCTGGAGCGGCCTCATCGGCTCCCCCGAGCGGCTGATGGTTCTTTTCAAGCAAACGAGGTTTCTCTACGTCCGAGTTGACAGAACCGTCATTCCCAACCTCTCCCTCCTGCGCGATCGCGGATTCCCTGAAAAAAGAATCGCCTCGGTACTTCGGAAGAACCCTGAGCTCGTTATGCTCAAGGCAGACAAATTCCGGGCCACGGTCGAGCGTGTCGAGGATTTGGGGATCCCCGGCAGCTCAAGGATGTTCCCGTGGGCTCTATGGGCCGTCGCCACTCTGAGCAAAACCATGTTCAAGACCAAATTAGACCTCATGAAGAGCTTTGGGTGGTCGGAGGAGCAGTTCCTTTGTGCATTCCGTCGGAATCCCATGTTCCTGACGGTATCAGAGAAGACCCTCCGGGATAAGATGGATTTCTTCTTGAAGGAAGCCGAGTGCGACCCATCCTTCCTCGCCCTGCGTGCAGAGCTTCTGACATACAGTGTAGAGAAGAGGCTGATTCCTCGGCATCGTGTGTTGATGGCTTTGAAGTTGAGAGGGTTTTGCACCAGAGAATATAAATTTTCCAACATCATTGTTTGGCCAGAGAAGAAGTTTTTGGAGAAATTTATCATCCCCTATGAGGATAAAGTGCCAGGACTAAGAGATATGTTAATTGCTGCCTGTAGCAGGGGGGATGCCAACTAA